A stretch of the Halomonas sp. CH40 genome encodes the following:
- a CDS encoding (Fe-S)-binding protein: MLETLLPIVIFASLALAGVGAWRRISLWRQGRAARVDLLKGLMALPRRYLVDLHHIVERDRYISHTHVATAGGFVAAAVLTLIVHGLGLAGGVLGWLLLLASATMFVGSILVAKRRINPPTRLSKGSWMRLPKSLMAFSAGVFLVTLPTVGVLPPDAGYWLLGLVLLVVVSGGLAEMFFGMTWGGPMKHAFAGALHLAFHRRPERFSTPEGAGRSTGLKALNLDDDKAPLGVEKPTDFTWNQRLGFDACVQCGRCEAVCPAFAAGQPLNPKKLIQDMVVGMVGGSDAAYTGSPYPGRDVGEHHGDPHGPIVAREGQALLDAETLWSCTTCRACVEECPMMIEHVDAIVDMRRHLTLERGQTPNKGAEVLENLIATDNPGGFDPDSRLHWAADLNLPNIADLGQVDVLLWLGDGVFDMRNQRTLRAFVKVLRAAGVDFAVLGNAERDSGDVARRLGDEATFQALAKRNIATLNQYQFLRIVTCDPHSFHVLKNEYGELGGNYHVNHHSTYIAELYREGRLAFSPWKGGSVTYHDPCYLGRYNGEYDAPRDVLKALGIEVKEMQRSGYRSRCCGGGGGAPITDIPGKQRIPDMRMQDVGETGADLVAVGCPQCTAMLEGVVDATAEVRDIAELVADALVASPASIQAEEVTP, from the coding sequence ATGCTTGAAACGCTGCTGCCCATTGTCATTTTTGCGTCGCTGGCGCTGGCCGGTGTAGGCGCCTGGCGTCGCATCAGCCTGTGGCGCCAAGGGCGCGCGGCCCGTGTTGATCTGCTCAAGGGGCTGATGGCTCTGCCCCGCCGCTATCTGGTGGATCTGCATCATATTGTGGAGCGCGACCGCTATATCTCGCATACCCACGTGGCGACCGCGGGGGGCTTTGTGGCCGCCGCCGTGCTGACGCTGATAGTGCATGGCCTGGGGCTGGCGGGCGGTGTGCTGGGCTGGCTGCTACTGCTGGCCAGTGCGACCATGTTTGTGGGCAGCATCCTGGTGGCAAAACGCCGGATCAACCCGCCCACGCGTCTCTCCAAAGGCTCCTGGATGCGCCTGCCTAAGAGCCTGATGGCGTTTTCAGCCGGTGTCTTTCTGGTGACCTTGCCAACCGTCGGCGTGCTGCCGCCGGATGCAGGCTACTGGCTGCTTGGGCTGGTGCTTCTGGTCGTCGTCAGCGGCGGCCTGGCCGAAATGTTTTTCGGTATGACCTGGGGCGGGCCGATGAAACACGCCTTTGCTGGCGCGCTTCATCTGGCCTTTCATCGTCGCCCAGAGCGCTTTTCCACACCCGAGGGTGCTGGGCGTTCCACTGGCCTTAAAGCCTTGAATCTGGACGATGACAAAGCGCCGCTAGGGGTTGAAAAACCAACTGACTTTACCTGGAACCAACGGCTTGGTTTTGATGCCTGCGTACAGTGCGGGCGCTGTGAAGCGGTGTGCCCTGCTTTTGCTGCCGGGCAGCCGCTCAACCCCAAAAAGCTGATCCAGGATATGGTGGTTGGCATGGTGGGCGGCTCCGATGCGGCCTACACGGGCAGCCCCTATCCGGGCAGGGACGTGGGTGAGCACCACGGCGATCCCCACGGCCCCATCGTTGCCCGCGAAGGCCAGGCGCTGCTGGATGCCGAGACGCTATGGTCCTGCACGACCTGCCGCGCCTGCGTGGAAGAGTGCCCGATGATGATCGAGCATGTTGACGCCATTGTGGATATGCGCCGCCACTTAACCCTGGAGCGCGGCCAGACCCCCAACAAGGGCGCCGAGGTGCTGGAAAATCTGATTGCCACGGATAACCCTGGCGGCTTTGACCCCGACTCGCGCCTGCACTGGGCGGCGGATCTGAATCTGCCCAATATTGCCGATCTTGGCCAGGTGGATGTGCTGCTGTGGCTGGGTGACGGTGTGTTTGATATGCGCAACCAGCGGACCCTGAGAGCCTTCGTCAAGGTGCTGAGAGCCGCCGGTGTCGACTTTGCGGTGCTGGGTAATGCCGAGCGCGATAGCGGTGATGTAGCGCGGCGCCTGGGCGATGAAGCGACGTTTCAGGCCTTGGCAAAACGCAATATCGCCACTCTTAACCAGTATCAGTTCTTGAGAATTGTCACCTGTGATCCGCACAGCTTCCATGTGCTCAAAAATGAGTACGGCGAGCTGGGGGGTAATTACCATGTCAATCATCATTCCACCTATATTGCCGAGCTTTACCGTGAGGGGCGGCTAGCCTTCAGCCCCTGGAAAGGCGGTAGTGTGACCTATCACGACCCCTGCTATCTGGGCCGCTATAACGGTGAATATGACGCCCCGCGTGATGTGTTGAAAGCACTGGGTATCGAGGTCAAGGAAATGCAGCGTTCCGGCTACCGTTCGCGCTGCTGTGGCGGCGGCGGTGGGGCGCCGATCACCGATATTCCCGGCAAGCAGCGGATTCCTGACATGCGCATGCAGGATGTCGGCGAAACCGGGGCTGACCTGGTGGCGGTGGGCTGCCCGCAATGTACGGCCATGCTGGAAGGCGTGGTGGATGCTACCGCCGAGGTGCGTGATATAGCCGAACTGGTGGCCGATGCCCTGGTGGCGTCTCCTGCCAGTATTCAGGCTGAGGAGGTAACCCCATGA
- a CDS encoding electron transfer flavoprotein subunit alpha/FixB family protein, translating into MSELKRRNPRLEWIARNRLHPEHASVLATLGQGQASEWQGPNGLRRKNPHAIGFIGPNGIKRIDRSGAQQGGARQAGGAAQVQESRRAVVIESPAFYIAVVPDMTGGRLSSHDKDLLGLARQLADAKEDAPGAVLAILPAEHREQQLGDAGIDRVIILPEAPAGQFGPDHQLPLLESVERTFGPCHWLVPDSALGGGDLGRRLAMRLQERPATGVWRIEPDDSAPLGWGCTARGAADSLDIQRPLPRVVLALAECAEPVDQSRHAAEALTLEGTPSAFATRINDQGAVAVDPASIALAEAEFILSGGNGVKDWEGFHQAAKALGATEGASRVAVDDGFMARDRQVGASGTWVTARVYLAVGISGAIQHLQGIQSCDKVIAINMDAGCDMIKRADLAVIGDSTQILAALVAKVQQQGGARDAA; encoded by the coding sequence ATGAGTGAACTCAAACGCCGTAACCCACGCCTTGAGTGGATTGCCCGCAACCGTCTGCATCCAGAGCATGCCAGCGTGTTGGCCACACTGGGCCAGGGGCAAGCCAGCGAATGGCAGGGCCCCAATGGCCTGAGGCGCAAGAATCCCCATGCCATCGGCTTTATTGGCCCTAACGGCATCAAGCGGATTGACCGCAGCGGTGCCCAGCAGGGAGGTGCCCGCCAGGCCGGTGGGGCGGCCCAGGTGCAGGAAAGCCGCCGCGCGGTGGTGATTGAGTCTCCTGCCTTTTATATCGCTGTGGTGCCGGATATGACGGGCGGCCGCCTGTCATCCCACGATAAAGACCTGCTTGGCCTGGCCCGCCAGCTGGCGGACGCCAAGGAAGATGCTCCAGGAGCCGTGCTCGCCATTCTCCCGGCGGAACACAGGGAGCAGCAGCTGGGGGACGCAGGCATTGACAGGGTGATTATTCTGCCCGAAGCCCCGGCAGGCCAATTTGGCCCTGATCATCAGCTGCCTCTGCTGGAAAGCGTTGAGCGCACCTTTGGCCCGTGCCACTGGCTGGTGCCGGATTCTGCCCTGGGCGGTGGAGACCTTGGCCGCCGCCTGGCCATGCGTTTGCAGGAAAGGCCCGCCACCGGCGTGTGGCGGATCGAGCCGGACGACTCAGCACCGCTGGGTTGGGGTTGCACGGCTCGGGGAGCGGCGGACAGCCTGGACATCCAGCGCCCGCTGCCCAGGGTGGTGCTGGCGCTGGCGGAATGCGCTGAGCCGGTTGACCAAAGCCGTCATGCTGCCGAGGCGCTGACGCTGGAAGGCACGCCGTCGGCGTTTGCCACGCGTATCAATGATCAGGGGGCGGTGGCCGTCGACCCGGCCAGCATTGCCCTGGCTGAGGCGGAATTTATCCTTTCCGGCGGTAACGGCGTCAAAGATTGGGAGGGCTTTCATCAGGCAGCCAAAGCCTTGGGCGCCACCGAAGGCGCATCACGGGTGGCCGTCGACGATGGCTTTATGGCGCGTGACCGCCAGGTGGGCGCCAGTGGCACCTGGGTGACGGCAAGGGTTTATCTGGCAGTCGGTATTTCCGGCGCCATTCAACACCTGCAGGGTATTCAGAGCTGTGACAAGGTGATTGCCATCAACATGGATGCCGGCTGTGACATGATCAAACGTGCCGATCTGGCCGTGATTGGCGACAGTACGCAGATTCTGGCCGCGCTGGTGGCCAAGGTTCAGCAACAAGGAGGGGCGCGCGATGCAGCCTGA
- a CDS encoding electron transfer flavoprotein subunit beta has product MQPDKALDIAVLVSLGRHPLTGRPRRADHDARGVELALGVESQYANAQLELVHAGSCSTDSETALRSYPGMAGLPSMTLLEQEEGADVIPVLGDHLAQREPQLVLTGCRAERGEGSGLLPYALAERLGWPVVNNLAVIERIENGVATVLQALPRGQRKRLQVRLPAIMSVDSAAPAPRQSAFGPARRAQFDSQALASEPDAELAQWSLSAARKRPKRLKIVKAASARERFKAAAAKAEGGSGQVLDGVSADQGADAILKLLNEEGVLR; this is encoded by the coding sequence ATGCAGCCTGATAAAGCGCTGGATATTGCCGTGCTGGTATCCCTGGGCCGCCACCCGCTAACCGGGCGCCCACGGCGCGCCGATCACGATGCCCGCGGCGTTGAGCTGGCGCTAGGGGTGGAATCCCAATACGCCAACGCCCAGCTGGAGCTGGTTCACGCCGGTAGCTGTAGTACCGACAGTGAAACCGCACTGCGAAGCTATCCGGGTATGGCCGGCCTGCCGTCAATGACTCTGCTGGAGCAGGAGGAGGGCGCTGACGTCATTCCGGTGCTGGGTGACCACCTTGCCCAGCGTGAGCCTCAACTGGTGCTGACCGGTTGCCGCGCAGAACGCGGTGAAGGCTCCGGGTTGCTGCCCTACGCGCTGGCGGAGCGCCTGGGCTGGCCGGTCGTCAACAACCTGGCGGTGATCGAGCGCATTGAAAACGGGGTGGCCACGGTGCTTCAGGCCTTGCCACGTGGCCAGCGCAAACGCCTTCAGGTACGTCTGCCCGCCATCATGAGCGTGGATAGCGCTGCCCCGGCGCCACGTCAGAGTGCCTTTGGCCCCGCGCGGCGGGCACAATTTGATTCTCAGGCGCTGGCCTCCGAGCCTGATGCTGAGCTGGCGCAATGGTCGCTTTCAGCAGCGCGCAAACGGCCAAAACGGCTGAAGATTGTCAAAGCCGCTTCTGCACGGGAGCGTTTCAAGGCCGCCGCCGCCAAGGCCGAAGGCGGCAGTGGCCAGGTGCTTGACGGAGTGAGTGCCGACCAGGGTGCTGATGCCATTCTCAAGCTGCTTAATGAAGAAGGCGTGCTGCGCTGA
- the fdhA gene encoding formaldehyde dehydrogenase, glutathione-independent, producing MSQGNRGVVYKGPGKVAVESIPFPELSLGKRKCEHGVILKVITTNICGSDQHMVRGRTTAPEGLVLGHEITGEVIECGRDVEFLSVGDIVSVPFNIACGRCRNCKEGQTGICLNVNPARPGAAYGYVDMGGWVGGQTEYVMVPYADFNLLKFPDREQSMEKIGDLTLLSDIFPTGFHGCYTAGVGPGSTVYIAGAGPVGLAAAVSAQLLGAACVIVGDMNPERLEQARKFGCETLDLRQDTPMADMLEPILGEREVDSAVDAVGFEARCHGHNHAHEQPATVLNACMDITRAGGQIGIPGLYVTEDPGASTSEARLGNLSMRLGLGWAKSHSFHTGQCPVMKYHRQLMQAILFDKVQIAKAVNVQFISLDDAPRGYADFDGGVAKKFVMDPHGSVAA from the coding sequence ATGAGCCAAGGTAATCGCGGTGTCGTCTACAAAGGGCCGGGTAAGGTAGCCGTTGAAAGCATTCCGTTCCCGGAGCTCTCACTTGGCAAGCGCAAGTGCGAACATGGCGTCATCCTTAAAGTTATCACCACCAACATCTGCGGCAGCGACCAACATATGGTGCGTGGCCGTACCACGGCTCCGGAAGGTTTGGTGCTGGGTCACGAGATCACCGGTGAGGTCATCGAGTGTGGCCGTGACGTGGAATTTCTGAGCGTGGGTGACATCGTCTCGGTACCGTTCAACATTGCCTGCGGGCGCTGCCGTAACTGTAAGGAAGGCCAGACAGGTATCTGCCTGAACGTTAATCCGGCACGCCCGGGGGCTGCCTATGGCTATGTCGACATGGGCGGCTGGGTTGGCGGTCAGACGGAATACGTCATGGTGCCTTACGCAGACTTCAACCTGCTCAAGTTCCCGGATCGAGAGCAGTCGATGGAAAAAATCGGCGACCTTACCCTGCTGTCGGATATCTTCCCGACCGGCTTCCATGGCTGCTATACCGCAGGCGTCGGCCCCGGTAGTACTGTCTACATTGCCGGTGCGGGCCCGGTGGGGCTTGCCGCTGCGGTATCGGCACAGCTGCTTGGCGCAGCGTGTGTGATTGTGGGTGATATGAACCCCGAGCGCCTTGAACAGGCCCGTAAGTTTGGCTGCGAGACCCTGGATCTGCGTCAGGACACCCCGATGGCCGATATGCTTGAACCTATTCTTGGCGAGCGTGAGGTTGACAGTGCGGTGGACGCTGTGGGCTTCGAGGCCCGTTGCCATGGCCATAATCACGCCCATGAGCAGCCTGCCACTGTGCTCAATGCCTGTATGGATATTACCCGTGCCGGGGGGCAGATTGGTATTCCTGGCCTTTACGTCACCGAGGACCCGGGCGCCTCCACCAGCGAAGCCAGACTGGGTAACCTGTCCATGCGCCTCGGGCTGGGTTGGGCTAAGTCGCACTCCTTCCATACCGGTCAATGTCCGGTGATGAAATACCACCGTCAGCTGATGCAGGCAATCCTGTTTGACAAGGTGCAGATTGCCAAGGCGGTCAACGTTCAGTTTATCTCCCTGGACGATGCGCCGCGTGGCTATGCTGACTTTGATGGTGGTGTGGCCAAGAAGTTTGTCATGGACCCGCACGGCAGCGTCGCCGCCTGA
- a CDS encoding NAD(P)H-dependent oxidoreductase subunit E, with protein MTVHTEIPKRRLRGKPRGRSLAADALDALRQLLGDEREQPQRRQRDLLIEHLHVIQDALGHLPLTHLRALAAYMNLPMAEVYETATFYAHFDVIHDDQSPPPALTLRVCDSLSCQLAGADALRNELAAGTDPAEVRVLRAPCMGRCDTAPVVEVGHYHLGHASVERVQAAIAADHTHPEPVDWPRLDAYRQTGGYALLNACRAGEMSVESLMDTLEKAKLRGLGGAGFPTFKKWFFVRAEAGPRYCAINADEGEPGTFKDRYYLERAPHQFLEGALISAWAVEADALYIYLRDEYPALHTVLHQAIAELEAAGLVAPGYIVVRRGAGAYICGEESAMIESLEGKPGKPRHRPPFVAQRGLFDRPTLVNNVETVYWIPAIYAQGAEWFASHGRHGRSGLRSFSVSGRVNKPGVHLAPAGITLNELINEYAGGMQNGHTLAGYLPGGASGGILPASKADIPLDFDTLQEHGCFIGSAAVVVLSDQDSLRNVATNLLGFFADESCGQCTPCRVGTEKMLTLLERSTWDVDTLERLSQVMMDASICGLGQAAPNPVLGLLRDFRTELAAQNVIIKG; from the coding sequence ATGACTGTTCACACAGAGATCCCCAAGCGCCGCCTGCGCGGCAAGCCACGTGGCCGCTCACTTGCCGCGGACGCCCTGGATGCCTTGCGTCAACTGCTCGGTGATGAACGCGAGCAGCCGCAGCGGCGCCAACGTGATCTGTTGATCGAACATCTGCACGTGATTCAGGATGCCCTTGGCCACTTGCCGCTGACCCATCTACGCGCCCTGGCCGCTTACATGAACCTGCCCATGGCCGAGGTATATGAAACCGCCACCTTTTACGCCCACTTTGATGTCATCCACGACGATCAATCACCACCTCCAGCGCTGACGCTGCGGGTATGTGATTCCCTGTCCTGCCAGCTGGCCGGTGCTGACGCTCTGCGCAATGAACTTGCGGCAGGCACCGACCCCGCCGAGGTGCGCGTGCTGCGCGCCCCCTGCATGGGCCGCTGTGATACAGCGCCTGTGGTGGAAGTGGGCCATTACCATCTGGGCCATGCCAGTGTTGAGCGCGTTCAGGCGGCCATCGCTGCCGATCACACTCACCCTGAGCCGGTAGACTGGCCGCGCCTTGACGCGTACCGGCAAACCGGTGGTTACGCCCTGCTCAACGCCTGCCGGGCGGGGGAGATGAGTGTTGAAAGCCTGATGGACACCCTGGAAAAGGCCAAGCTGCGCGGGCTGGGGGGCGCGGGTTTCCCGACCTTTAAAAAATGGTTTTTCGTCCGCGCCGAAGCCGGGCCGCGCTATTGCGCCATCAACGCCGATGAAGGCGAGCCGGGCACTTTCAAGGACCGTTATTACCTGGAGCGCGCCCCCCATCAGTTTCTCGAAGGCGCCCTGATCAGCGCCTGGGCGGTGGAAGCAGACGCTCTGTACATCTACTTGCGTGATGAATACCCAGCGCTGCATACGGTGTTGCATCAGGCCATTGCGGAGCTGGAAGCCGCCGGGCTGGTGGCGCCGGGCTATATCGTGGTGCGCCGTGGAGCAGGCGCCTATATCTGCGGGGAAGAGTCGGCGATGATCGAATCGCTGGAAGGCAAGCCCGGCAAGCCTCGCCATCGGCCGCCGTTTGTGGCCCAGCGTGGATTATTTGACCGCCCGACCTTGGTCAATAACGTCGAAACCGTCTACTGGATTCCGGCCATTTATGCCCAGGGTGCCGAATGGTTTGCCAGTCACGGCCGCCATGGGCGCAGCGGCCTGCGCAGCTTTTCGGTCTCTGGCCGGGTGAACAAGCCCGGCGTGCATCTGGCCCCGGCCGGCATCACCCTGAACGAACTGATTAACGAATACGCCGGTGGCATGCAGAACGGCCACACCCTGGCCGGGTATCTGCCTGGCGGTGCCTCGGGCGGTATTCTGCCTGCCAGCAAGGCGGATATTCCGCTGGATTTCGACACCCTGCAGGAGCACGGCTGTTTTATCGGCTCGGCGGCGGTGGTAGTGCTCTCCGATCAGGACAGCCTGCGTAATGTGGCGACCAATCTGCTGGGCTTTTTCGCCGATGAATCCTGTGGCCAGTGTACGCCCTGTCGCGTGGGTACCGAGAAAATGCTCACCCTGCTGGAACGCAGTACCTGGGATGTCGACACGCTGGAACGGCTTTCCCAGGTGATGATGGATGCGTCCATCTGCGGCCTGGGGCAAGCCGCCCCCAATCCAGTGCTGGGCCTGCTGCGCGATTTCCGCACTGAGCTCGCCGCCCAGAACGTCATTATCAAAGGGTAA